From one Micromonospora siamensis genomic stretch:
- a CDS encoding NAD-dependent epimerase/dehydratase family protein encodes MRIVIVGASGNAGTALLRRLRQESGLEVAGVVRRLPAEDAGEPYDRVQWHSCDIGAPGAADKLATIFGGAAAVVHLGWQIQPSHDQRTLHRTNVGGSRAVIDAVVRAGVPALVYASSVGTYAPGPKDHPISERWPATGVAGSSYSRDKAQVEAMLDSVEAEHPSLRVVRLRPGLIFQRDAGTEIARYFLGPLAPVRLLRYGRIPVVPANRRLRMQGVHADDVADAYARAVLGDARGAFNIAADPVLTPELVARHFHGWTVPVASPVLRAAAMLTWRARLQPVDAGWVELGLNAPLMSSDRAETELGWHPRVDALTALKELFAGMATRAHTDSPPMSGDPDLPGRPAALLKARLPGHPNPY; translated from the coding sequence ATGCGGATCGTGATCGTGGGGGCCAGCGGCAACGCGGGGACGGCGCTGCTGCGCCGGCTGCGCCAGGAGTCCGGGCTGGAGGTGGCCGGGGTGGTCCGCCGGCTGCCCGCCGAGGACGCCGGTGAGCCGTACGACCGGGTCCAGTGGCACTCCTGCGACATCGGCGCGCCGGGTGCGGCCGACAAGCTGGCGACGATCTTCGGCGGGGCGGCGGCGGTGGTGCACCTGGGCTGGCAGATCCAGCCCAGCCACGACCAGCGCACCCTGCACCGCACCAACGTCGGGGGCAGCCGGGCCGTCATCGACGCGGTGGTCCGCGCCGGGGTTCCGGCCCTGGTGTACGCCTCGTCGGTCGGCACGTACGCGCCCGGCCCGAAGGACCACCCGATCAGCGAGCGGTGGCCGGCGACCGGGGTGGCCGGCTCGTCGTACAGCCGGGACAAGGCGCAGGTCGAGGCGATGCTGGACTCGGTCGAGGCCGAGCACCCGTCGCTGCGGGTGGTACGCCTGCGCCCCGGCCTGATCTTCCAGCGGGACGCCGGCACCGAGATCGCCCGCTACTTCCTCGGCCCGCTCGCCCCGGTCCGGTTGCTGCGCTACGGCCGCATCCCGGTGGTCCCGGCCAACCGTCGGCTGCGGATGCAGGGCGTGCACGCCGACGACGTCGCCGACGCGTACGCCCGGGCGGTGCTGGGTGACGCGCGCGGCGCCTTCAACATCGCCGCGGACCCGGTGCTCACCCCGGAGCTGGTGGCCCGGCACTTCCACGGCTGGACGGTGCCGGTGGCCTCCCCGGTGCTGCGGGCAGCGGCGATGCTGACCTGGCGGGCCCGCCTGCAACCCGTCGACGCCGGCTGGGTGGAGCTGGGGCTCAACGCGCCACTGATGTCCAGCGACCGCGCCGAGACCGAGCTGGGCTGGCACCCGAGGGTGGACGCCCTGACCGCCCTCAAGGAACTCTTCGCCGGCATGGCCACCCGCGCCCACACCGACAGCCCACCCATGTCCGGCGACCCCGATCTGCCCGGTCGCCCCGCCGCCCTCCTCAAGGCCCGCCTCCCCGGCCACCCGAACCCCTACTGA
- a CDS encoding anthrone oxygenase family protein: MTTVVLAAATLVTGLMGGLFFAYACSVMPGLAATDDRTFVATMRWINRRILNGWFLSAFLGAAPLTGLAVLLHWGGGGPVLAWTVAALLLYLAALAVTVRWNVPLNDRLDAAGDPDAVADLAAVRAGFERSWVRGNLVRTLTSVASFGCLVAALAVDAS, encoded by the coding sequence ATGACTACCGTCGTGCTGGCCGCCGCCACCCTGGTCACCGGGTTGATGGGTGGACTCTTCTTCGCGTACGCCTGCTCGGTCATGCCGGGCCTGGCCGCCACCGACGACCGGACCTTCGTCGCGACCATGCGGTGGATCAACCGGCGGATCCTGAACGGGTGGTTCCTGTCGGCGTTCCTCGGCGCGGCGCCGCTCACCGGCCTGGCGGTGCTGCTGCACTGGGGCGGCGGCGGGCCGGTGCTGGCCTGGACGGTCGCCGCGCTGCTGCTCTACCTGGCCGCGCTGGCGGTCACCGTGCGGTGGAACGTGCCGCTCAACGACCGGCTCGACGCGGCCGGCGACCCCGACGCGGTCGCGGACCTGGCGGCGGTGCGGGCCGGCTTCGAGCGGTCCTGGGTGCGCGGGAACCTGGTGCGGACGCTGACCAGCGTCGCGTCCTTCGGCTGCCTGGTCGCCGCGCTGGCGGTCGACGCGAGCTGA